CACCGGCTGCTGCAGCAGTGCGACGCCCTCGTTTACGACTCCCTGGTGCCCACCGCCCTGCTGGATCTGGTGCCCCAGGGCTGTGAGCGGCACTTCGTGGGCAAGCGCCGCGGCCACCATTCGGTGCCCCAGCCCAGCACCAACGCCGTGCTGCGGGAGCTGGCCGGGCGCCGGCGGCTGATCGTGCGCCTCAAGGGCGGCGATCCCTTCCTGTTCGGCCGCGGTGGGGAGGAGGCGGCCCACCTGGCGGCCCACGGGATCCCGGTGCAGGTGGTGCCGGGGGTGACGGCCGGCATCGCCGCCCCCGCCTACGCGGGCATTCCGGTCACCCACCGGCGGGCGGGATCGAGCGTCACCTTCGTGACCGGCCACGAGGAGATCGACAAGCGTCGCCCCGGTGTCGACTGGCGCGGCCTGGCCCGCAGCAGCGACGGGCTGGTGATCTACATGGGGCTGCACAACCTGCGCCACATCGTTGCCGAGCTGGTGGCGGGCGGACTGGCCCCCACCACCCCCGCCGCCGTGATCCAGCAGGGCACCGTGCGGGGCCAGCGCCAGCTGGTGGCCACCCTGGAGGTTCTGGCCGACCGGGTGGAGGCCGAGGCCTTCGCCTCCCCCTCGATCGTCGTGGTCGGGGCTGTGGTGCAGGAGCGGGTGCCGTCCTGCGCCCCGTCGCCCGCCGATGTGGCGATGCCGATACCCTTCTGAGGCCGCCGATCCCGCCAGCCCCGGCATGAGCCAGCCCGGCCTTTCCCACCTCAATGCCGCCGGCCAGGTGCACATGGTGGAGGTGGGCGACCGCCCCGCCAGCGACCGCCGCGCCGTGGCCGAGGGCTG
This genomic stretch from Cyanobium gracile PCC 6307 harbors:
- the cobA gene encoding uroporphyrinogen-III C-methyltransferase, with product MTDETPAPRVDDGPGTVYLVGAGPGDPDLLTLRAHRLLQQCDALVYDSLVPTALLDLVPQGCERHFVGKRRGHHSVPQPSTNAVLRELAGRRRLIVRLKGGDPFLFGRGGEEAAHLAAHGIPVQVVPGVTAGIAAPAYAGIPVTHRRAGSSVTFVTGHEEIDKRRPGVDWRGLARSSDGLVIYMGLHNLRHIVAELVAGGLAPTTPAAVIQQGTVRGQRQLVATLEVLADRVEAEAFASPSIVVVGAVVQERVPSCAPSPADVAMPIPF